GGCCGTGTCGTCGACAATCTGAAACCTGTGCTCCAGAACGAAGGCATCCCAGATATGCTTCTGAGTGGTCCCTCTGGAACTGGGAAGTCGCTCATCATTCATGCAGTCTGCAAACAGATCGTCGAACTGTGTGAATCCCAAGGCAAGACCTTCGGGGTCATTTCAATCAACTGCGAGGGGCCGAAGACTGCAGATCGGGCTGTCTATCGGTTAGTTAAAGCTGCTGCCGACGACCTCGGCGTTGATCCTGGTGTTCCCCAAACCGGAGTCTCAACAGATCAGAAGCTGGAGCGACTGTACGAACTGATGCGCGAGTACTATGACGGTGTCATCTTCATTCTCGATGAAATCGATATGCTCGAGGGACCGTATCAGGAAGCAGAGTACAATTCTCTCATCTACCAGCTTTCACGGGCTCGAAAACTCGCCGATTTTGATGGGCCGATCTCACTCACAACTATCACGAATTACGCCGATTTCATGAAGGACCTCAACAGCCGCGCACAGAGTTCTTACAACCCTGACGATATCTTCTTCGACGATTACGATGCGAACCAACTCCGTAGTATTCTCCACAACCGACGAGACGCCTTCAAGCCAGACTCACTCACAGATGACGTCGTTCCGCTTGTTGCTGCGTTCGGATCCCAAACGCATGGAGATGCACGGAAAGCAATTGATCTCCTCAGATGGGCTGGCGAATTAGCCGAGCGGCGTGGAGCTGACACTGTTACCGAGACTGATGTCCGTGAAGCCCAGGAGAAATACACCGAAAATCGCAAA
This region of Natrialbaceae archaeon AArc-T1-2 genomic DNA includes:
- a CDS encoding Cdc6/Cdc18 family protein, translated to MGEEIDTSQSTFEDGSELANSSQEATNGGGISIRDRLQTESSGGVFANKDLVRSDTIIDEDRIVGRDDQLGRVVDNLKPVLQNEGIPDMLLSGPSGTGKSLIIHAVCKQIVELCESQGKTFGVISINCEGPKTADRAVYRLVKAAADDLGVDPGVPQTGVSTDQKLERLYELMREYYDGVIFILDEIDMLEGPYQEAEYNSLIYQLSRARKLADFDGPISLTTITNYADFMKDLNSRAQSSYNPDDIFFDDYDANQLRSILHNRRDAFKPDSLTDDVVPLVAAFGSQTHGDARKAIDLLRWAGELAERRGADTVTETDVREAQEKYTENRKLRHISGISTQKKLSIYAVAATAHYAREHPEWIPAGPTFKTYQFIADTMDSDQYSRETFVNHVTEQSTYGVLDSERRGKGRGRGVHMYFSLSEDPETIMETIREDSRFEDLAHEEATISAVVRERLKQFRSKN